Proteins encoded within one genomic window of Thioploca ingrica:
- a CDS encoding RNA polymerase, beta' subunit, whose product MTDLLSFINSQGQIEEFDRICIGLASPEKIRSWSYGEVKKPETINYRTFKPERDGLFCAKIFGPVKDYECLCGKYKRLKHRGVVCEKCGVEVTQAKVRRERMGHIELASPVAHIWYLKSLPSRMGLLLDLTLRDIERILYFEAYVVIEPGLTSLDRGQLLSEEAYLDALEEYGDEFNVRMGAEAILDLLRTIDLPAEVNKLREQINETNSETKIKKLTKRLKLMESFLHSGNRPEWMVLKVLPVLPPELRPLVPLDGGRFATSDLNDLYRRVINRNNRLKRLLDLNAPDIIVRNEKRMLQESVDALLDNGRRGRAITGTNKLPLKSLADMIKGKQGRFRQNLLGKRVDYSGRSVIVVGPTLKLHQCGLPKKMALELFKPFIFGKLELRGLATTIKAAKKMVEREGPEVWDILEEVIREHPVLLNRAPTLHRLGIQAFEPVLIEGKAIQLHPLVCTAFNADFDGDQMAVHVPLSIEAQLEARTLMMSTNNILSPANGEPIIVPSQDVVLGLYYMTRERIGAKGEGMKFSDVKEVHRAYENRLVELHAKVTVRIQEILLDKSGQLLPPNRQRFETTIGRALLSEVLPPGLPFDFINRDLTKKAISKLINICYRRVGLKETVIFADKLMYTGFMYATRAGISIGVEDMVVPDEKPAIIAEAEKEVKEIEEQYASGLITNGERYNKVIDIWSHTNDKLAKAMMAKLGVETTVDSQGNTVTQPAFNSIYMMADSGARGSAAQIRQLAGMRGLMAKPDSSIIETPITANFREGLDVLQYFISTHGARKGLADTALKTANSGYLTRRLVDVAQDLVVLETDCGTHRGLDMTPLIEGGDVVEPLRERVLGRTVAEDVLKASLTEPVVKAGTLLDEEWVERLEQEGIDRIKVRSPITCESRYGICANCYGRDLGRGHLVNIGEAVGVVAAQSIGEPGTQLTMRTFHIGGAASGAAAVNNIEVKSKGKVKFDNIKALQQQHADKAIRWVTVSRSGEMSILDEFGLERERYKVPYGAVLTIQEADLVEAGQIVASWDPHTYPVITEVAGLVSFVDVVEGVTVTREMDEYTGLSNIVVTDPKLRPSQAKDLRPIVRLIDELGKDLYLSGTEIPATYYLPPRAIINVEDGAQVKVGDVIARLPQEFSKTRDITGGLPRVADLFEARLPKEPAILAERSGTVSFGKDTKTKQRLIITGTDNEIDEISIPKWRHVNVFEGQHVERGEEIVDGAPNPHDILRLLGVNALASYIVNEVQEVYRLQGVKINDKHIEVIVRQMLRKVMVIDPGETRLLPGEQLERARLLEENERVRVEGKRDASWEPILLGITKASLATESFISAASFQETTRVLTEASVNGKCDDLRGLKENVIVGRLIPAGSGLAYHEERRQRYRSQKAMKSKSSLAEMIIENSPGI is encoded by the coding sequence TTGACAGATTTACTTAGTTTCATCAATAGCCAAGGACAGATAGAAGAATTTGATAGAATTTGTATTGGCTTAGCTTCTCCAGAAAAAATTCGTTCTTGGTCTTACGGTGAGGTGAAAAAGCCTGAAACGATTAACTACCGTACTTTTAAACCAGAACGTGATGGACTTTTTTGTGCCAAAATTTTCGGCCCAGTTAAGGATTATGAATGCTTATGCGGGAAATATAAACGCCTGAAACATCGAGGGGTGGTTTGTGAAAAATGTGGGGTTGAAGTCACCCAAGCTAAAGTTCGACGGGAACGGATGGGACATATTGAACTCGCCAGCCCCGTAGCGCACATTTGGTATCTCAAATCACTCCCTTCCCGGATGGGGTTATTGCTGGATCTGACTTTACGTGACATTGAACGGATTCTCTACTTTGAAGCTTATGTCGTCATCGAGCCAGGCTTAACCTCGCTGGATCGGGGTCAGTTACTCTCTGAGGAAGCTTATCTGGATGCGCTGGAAGAATATGGCGATGAATTCAATGTCCGCATGGGTGCCGAAGCCATTTTGGATTTATTACGCACCATTGATTTACCTGCAGAAGTGAATAAATTACGTGAACAAATTAACGAGACCAATTCTGAAACTAAGATTAAAAAGCTCACTAAACGCCTCAAATTGATGGAATCATTTCTCCATTCCGGCAATCGTCCCGAATGGATGGTACTTAAAGTGCTGCCGGTATTACCGCCAGAACTGCGACCGCTGGTTCCCTTAGATGGGGGTCGGTTTGCGACCTCCGATTTAAATGATCTGTATCGGCGAGTGATTAATCGTAACAATCGACTCAAACGTCTACTCGACTTAAACGCCCCAGACATCATTGTCAGAAATGAAAAACGCATGTTACAAGAATCCGTCGATGCGTTGTTGGATAATGGTCGTCGTGGACGTGCCATCACCGGGACCAATAAATTACCTTTAAAATCATTGGCAGACATGATTAAAGGCAAACAAGGGCGGTTTCGGCAAAACTTGCTCGGGAAACGGGTTGACTACTCTGGGCGCTCCGTTATTGTGGTTGGTCCCACCCTGAAATTACATCAGTGCGGCTTGCCTAAAAAAATGGCGTTGGAGTTATTCAAACCGTTTATCTTTGGTAAATTGGAACTGCGGGGACTGGCTACCACCATTAAAGCCGCTAAAAAAATGGTTGAGCGAGAAGGACCAGAGGTGTGGGATATCTTAGAAGAAGTTATCCGTGAACATCCGGTATTGTTAAATCGCGCCCCAACCTTGCACCGGTTAGGTATTCAAGCTTTTGAACCAGTGTTGATTGAAGGCAAAGCCATTCAACTCCATCCCTTAGTTTGTACGGCTTTTAACGCCGACTTTGATGGTGACCAAATGGCTGTGCACGTGCCACTGTCGATTGAAGCGCAATTGGAAGCACGTACCTTGATGATGTCGACCAATAACATTTTGTCACCCGCCAACGGTGAACCGATTATTGTGCCTTCACAAGACGTGGTACTCGGCTTGTATTATATGACTCGGGAACGGATTGGCGCCAAGGGAGAGGGAATGAAATTCTCGGACGTGAAAGAAGTCCATCGCGCCTATGAGAATCGCTTAGTAGAATTACATGCTAAAGTGACGGTACGTATCCAAGAAATTTTATTAGATAAATCCGGACAACTCCTCCCACCCAATCGGCAACGATTTGAAACGACTATTGGTCGAGCTTTATTATCGGAAGTATTACCCCCCGGGTTACCCTTTGACTTTATTAATCGTGACTTGACTAAAAAAGCCATTTCTAAATTGATTAATATCTGTTACCGTCGGGTTGGACTCAAGGAAACCGTCATTTTTGCTGACAAACTGATGTATACCGGTTTTATGTATGCTACTCGCGCCGGTATCTCCATCGGGGTTGAAGACATGGTCGTTCCGGATGAGAAACCGGCTATTATTGCCGAAGCCGAGAAAGAAGTGAAGGAAATCGAAGAACAATATGCCTCCGGCTTAATTACCAATGGCGAACGTTACAATAAAGTCATTGACATTTGGTCGCATACCAACGACAAATTAGCTAAAGCGATGATGGCCAAACTCGGTGTAGAAACCACGGTCGATAGTCAAGGTAACACCGTTACCCAACCGGCGTTTAACTCCATTTATATGATGGCTGATTCCGGCGCCCGTGGCTCAGCGGCTCAAATCCGCCAATTGGCTGGTATGCGTGGTCTCATGGCGAAACCGGATAGTTCTATTATTGAAACCCCGATTACCGCAAACTTCCGCGAAGGGTTAGACGTATTACAATACTTCATTTCTACGCATGGTGCCCGCAAAGGTTTAGCAGATACCGCTTTGAAAACCGCTAATTCTGGTTATTTGACGCGGCGCTTAGTTGATGTTGCCCAAGATTTAGTGGTATTGGAGACTGATTGTGGTACTCACCGTGGCTTAGATATGACCCCCTTGATTGAAGGTGGTGATGTGGTCGAACCTTTACGAGAAAGAGTATTAGGTCGTACCGTAGCCGAAGATGTCTTAAAAGCCAGTTTAACTGAACCGGTGGTCAAAGCCGGTACCTTACTTGATGAAGAATGGGTAGAACGCCTTGAACAGGAAGGCATTGATCGGATTAAAGTTCGTTCCCCCATTACGTGCGAATCTCGTTATGGAATTTGTGCCAACTGTTATGGACGTGACTTAGGACGTGGCCATTTGGTCAATATTGGCGAAGCGGTTGGCGTCGTTGCTGCACAATCGATTGGTGAACCGGGAACCCAATTAACCATGCGCACCTTCCACATTGGTGGTGCGGCGTCTGGTGCGGCGGCTGTCAATAATATTGAAGTCAAGTCTAAAGGTAAAGTTAAATTCGATAATATTAAGGCTTTACAACAACAACATGCAGATAAAGCGATTAGATGGGTCACCGTGTCGCGATCCGGTGAAATGAGTATCTTGGATGAATTTGGTTTAGAGCGCGAGCGCTATAAAGTGCCGTATGGCGCGGTGTTAACTATTCAAGAAGCGGATTTGGTTGAAGCCGGTCAAATTGTGGCCAGTTGGGATCCTCATACTTACCCGGTCATTACCGAGGTAGCTGGACTAGTCAGTTTTGTCGATGTCGTCGAAGGGGTTACCGTCACGCGGGAAATGGATGAATATACGGGCTTAAGTAATATTGTCGTCACTGACCCGAAATTGCGTCCGTCACAAGCGAAAGATTTACGTCCTATCGTCAGATTAATCGATGAATTAGGTAAAGATCTTTATTTATCCGGAACTGAAATTCCGGCCACTTATTACCTGCCTCCACGAGCCATTATTAATGTAGAAGATGGTGCCCAAGTTAAGGTAGGAGACGTCATTGCTCGCTTACCTCAAGAGTTTTCTAAAACGCGTGACATTACCGGCGGACTACCGCGAGTCGCTGACTTATTTGAAGCACGGTTGCCTAAAGAACCCGCTATCCTAGCAGAACGAAGTGGTACAGTCAGTTTCGGTAAAGATACTAAAACCAAACAACGTTTGATTATCACCGGTACTGATAATGAAATAGATGAAATCAGCATTCCTAAATGGCGACATGTGAATGTCTTTGAAGGACAACATGTCGAACGTGGCGAAGAAATTGTTGATGGTGCACCCAATCCCCATGACATTTTGCGCTTATTAGGTGTCAATGCGTTAGCCAGTTATATCGTCAACGAAGTACAAGAAGTTTATCGGTTACAAGGTGTCAAAATTAACGACAAACATATTGAAGTGATTGTGCGTCAAATGTTACGTAAAGTCATGGTAATTGATCCCGGTGAAACGCGGTTATTACCCGGTGAACAACTCGAACGGGCGCGGTTACTAGAAGAAAACGAACGAGTCAGAGTCGAAGGAAAACGGGATGCCAGTTGGGAACCCATTTTGTTAGGTATCACTAAAGCCTCTTTAGCAACGGAGTCTTTCATCTCAGCGGCTTCTTTCCAAGAAACCACTCGAGTATTAACGGAAGCGTCTGTTAATGGCAAATGTGATGATTTACGGGGTTTGAAAGAAAATGTTATTGTAGGACGTTTAATTCCAGCCGGAAGTGGTTTGGCTTATCATGAAGAAAGGCGACAACGTTACCGTTCCCAGAAAGCCATGAAATCTAAATCGTCATTAGCAGAAATGATTATCGAAAATAGCCCAGGAATTTAA
- a CDS encoding multidrug resistance efflux pump, with protein MFLTPVAKMSGTVLLPLLSLLGWLQIHQTETQKKIIFQGYIEGEFLYIAAPLAGNLTTLAVQRGTTVKQGTALFTLDPEPEATAVREAQARLHSAQARLNDLQKGQRPLEIQAILARNKQAEADLELAKLEQTRYETLFRQKVIQKEILDNARATTQRNQARLEEVTAQLQIAQLAAREDLISAAEAEVATAKANLDKQQWWLTQKQVTAPQTGQIVDTFYYEGEWVPAGSPVLSLLPPARVKVRFFVPELLRATIQMGQPVRLNCDGCAPNLIATINYLAAQAEYTPPVIYSRESRAKLVYLVEATLAPEIAVKLHPGQPVEVQFF; from the coding sequence ATGTTTTTAACGCCTGTAGCTAAAATGTCTGGGACAGTTCTGCTACCCTTATTATCCTTACTCGGATGGTTGCAAATTCACCAGACTGAAACTCAAAAAAAGATTATTTTTCAAGGCTATATTGAAGGTGAGTTTCTCTATATTGCCGCACCGCTGGCTGGAAATCTAACCACTTTAGCGGTACAACGCGGTACCACGGTCAAACAGGGAACCGCCTTATTTACGCTCGATCCTGAACCGGAAGCAACGGCGGTGCGAGAAGCTCAAGCGCGTTTACACAGTGCGCAAGCGCGGTTAAATGATTTACAAAAAGGACAACGACCTTTGGAAATTCAGGCGATACTCGCTCGGAACAAGCAAGCAGAAGCCGATCTTGAACTCGCTAAACTGGAACAGACGCGTTATGAAACCTTATTTCGTCAGAAAGTGATACAAAAAGAAATATTAGATAACGCGCGTGCGACTACCCAACGTAATCAAGCCCGGTTAGAAGAAGTCACCGCCCAATTACAAATCGCTCAGTTAGCAGCTCGCGAAGATCTTATCAGTGCTGCGGAGGCTGAAGTTGCGACTGCCAAAGCGAATTTAGATAAACAGCAATGGTGGTTAACTCAGAAACAGGTGACTGCACCACAAACCGGACAAATCGTGGATACCTTTTATTATGAGGGTGAATGGGTACCTGCGGGTAGTCCGGTGTTATCTTTGCTGCCGCCAGCACGGGTTAAAGTGCGCTTTTTTGTGCCCGAGTTGTTACGCGCAACCATTCAAATGGGTCAACCGGTGAGATTGAATTGCGATGGTTGTGCCCCAAACCTGATCGCTACAATCAATTACCTCGCGGCTCAAGCTGAATATACACCACCGGTCATTTATAGTCGAGAAAGCCGAGCTAAATTGGTATACCTAGTAGAAGCGACGCTGGCTCCGGAAATAGCTGTTAAGTTACATCCCGGTCAACCAGTGGAAGTCCAGTTTTTTTAA
- a CDS encoding multidrug ABC transporter ATP-binding protein gives MEKEIIIEVKGLNKFFGRHHVVNDLALQIRRGDIYGFLGPNGSGKTTTIRMLCGLLTPDSGEGHCLGYNILTQSTEIKSHVGYMTQKFTLYEDLTIRENLDFIARVYALSKRRQRVAASLEQLGLSERANQLAGALSGGWKQRLALAACLLHEPQVLLLDEPTAGVDPKARRDFWDQIHHLSAQGITTLVSTHYMDEAERCHRLAYIAYGNLLADGTVAEIIQQFGLITWTVKGHDLWQLQQQLNNLPGVEQVVRFGNLLHVNGADLQQLQTSLLPFMADSNYQWARAESSLEDIFISLMMKSPDTSR, from the coding sequence ATGGAAAAAGAGATTATTATCGAAGTCAAAGGATTAAATAAGTTTTTTGGTCGCCATCATGTCGTCAATGATTTGGCATTGCAAATAAGACGGGGGGATATTTATGGTTTTTTAGGTCCCAACGGCAGCGGTAAAACCACGACTATCCGCATGTTGTGTGGCTTGTTGACGCCTGATTCGGGAGAGGGACATTGTTTAGGATATAACATTCTTACGCAATCAACTGAAATTAAAAGTCATGTGGGTTACATGACCCAAAAATTCACTTTGTATGAAGATTTAACCATTCGGGAAAACTTAGATTTCATTGCGCGCGTGTATGCCCTGTCAAAACGTCGCCAACGGGTCGCAGCGAGCTTGGAACAATTGGGCTTGAGCGAACGAGCTAACCAATTGGCGGGTGCTTTATCTGGCGGTTGGAAGCAACGTTTAGCTTTGGCTGCTTGCTTATTGCACGAACCCCAAGTTTTATTGTTAGATGAACCCACTGCCGGCGTTGATCCTAAAGCGCGCCGCGATTTTTGGGATCAAATCCATCATCTCAGTGCCCAGGGAATCACGACTTTAGTAAGTACGCATTATATGGATGAAGCGGAACGTTGTCATCGGCTGGCTTATATTGCTTATGGTAATTTATTAGCTGATGGCACGGTAGCAGAAATTATTCAGCAGTTTGGCTTAATCACTTGGACGGTAAAAGGTCACGATCTGTGGCAGTTACAACAACAGCTTAATAATTTGCCCGGTGTTGAACAAGTGGTTCGTTTTGGCAATTTGTTACATGTTAATGGCGCCGATTTGCAGCAACTGCAAACTAGTTTACTGCCGTTCATGGCGGATTCAAACTATCAGTGGGCACGTGCTGAATCTTCATTAGAAGATATATTTATCAGCTTGATGATGAAATCTCCAGATACCAGTCGATGA
- a CDS encoding mannose-1-phosphate guanyltransferase, whose protein sequence is MMIRFSLRRWWAIVTKEFVQMRRDRLTFAMIIGIPLMQLILFGFAINSDPKHLPTAVLIADQSVFSRTIIQALENSGYFQIVKIADNEAEIARLLALGEVQFVLTIPINFARQLVRGERPVLLLEADATDPAATSNALGVINTLVQTGLDRDLSGKLQPLRGRPPPVELRVHRRYNPEGITQYNIVPGLMGVVLTMTMVMITALAITRERERGTMENLLATPVRPIEVMVGKIVPYILVGYIQVSLILSVAHFIFAVPLLGNLALLLGVTLLFIAANLSLGITFSTIAKNQLQAMQMSFFFFLPSILLSGFMFPFRGMPTWAQHIGEILPLTHFLRIVRGILLKGNNFEEIWPQLWPIALFMSVVIILGLLRYRETLD, encoded by the coding sequence ATGATGATACGTTTTTCCTTGAGACGGTGGTGGGCTATTGTTACCAAAGAATTTGTGCAAATGCGCCGCGACCGGCTCACCTTTGCCATGATCATTGGTATCCCGCTAATGCAATTGATATTATTTGGTTTTGCTATTAATTCGGATCCGAAACATCTCCCTACCGCCGTATTAATCGCTGATCAAAGTGTATTTTCACGGACTATCATTCAGGCGTTAGAAAACAGTGGTTATTTTCAGATTGTTAAAATTGCTGACAATGAAGCAGAAATAGCGCGTTTATTAGCGTTGGGTGAAGTTCAGTTTGTGTTGACTATTCCAATTAATTTTGCACGCCAACTGGTGCGCGGTGAACGTCCGGTCTTATTATTAGAAGCGGATGCCACCGATCCAGCCGCAACCAGCAACGCTCTGGGGGTAATCAATACTTTAGTACAAACTGGTTTAGATAGAGATTTATCCGGGAAACTACAACCGTTACGGGGTCGACCACCACCGGTAGAGTTGCGGGTTCATCGTCGGTACAATCCGGAAGGAATCACCCAATATAACATTGTGCCAGGTTTAATGGGGGTAGTGTTAACCATGACTATGGTGATGATTACGGCACTTGCCATCACCCGGGAACGTGAACGGGGCACAATGGAAAATTTGCTGGCAACACCAGTCCGTCCGATTGAAGTCATGGTAGGGAAAATTGTTCCCTATATTTTAGTTGGATATATTCAAGTCTCTTTGATTTTGTCGGTGGCTCATTTTATTTTTGCAGTGCCGCTGTTAGGTAATTTAGCCTTATTATTGGGCGTGACTTTACTTTTTATCGCCGCTAATTTATCGCTGGGCATTACTTTTTCTACCATTGCTAAAAATCAACTGCAAGCGATGCAAATGTCATTTTTTTTCTTTTTACCCTCAATTTTGTTATCCGGTTTTATGTTTCCATTCCGTGGTATGCCTACTTGGGCACAACATATTGGGGAAATATTGCCGCTGACCCATTTTTTAAGGATAGTGCGCGGTATTCTATTAAAAGGGAATAACTTTGAAGAAATTTGGCCACAATTATGGCCCATTGCGTTATTTATGAGTGTCGTGATTATACTTGGATTACTCCGTTACCGAGAAACCTTAGATTGA
- a CDS encoding ABC transporter encodes MMTWGMTLDKVTTRWEPVGNNILENITLKLAIPTTAIMLPLMGPSGQGKSTLLYLLAALKWPSQGEITWTFPDGKIFAWGAGGRAIQTDYSNDAVTLRRHYFGFAFQGSTLSPYLTVIENIAYPLLLQGQDWETALPIAKNTLNEVLLPNEKNDINQSASFLNRFPAQLSGGQRQRVALAQAIVHDPYVLFADEPTGQLDLHTRKQVMMVLKRWVEKNRGQRCLIWVTHHHLGDLDLMGIEQLIFVDNKQCVTQNRADLIQWIACSQT; translated from the coding sequence ATGATGACTTGGGGCATGACACTGGATAAAGTTACTACCCGGTGGGAACCTGTGGGCAACAACATTTTAGAAAATATCACCCTAAAATTAGCCATTCCTACCACAGCCATCATGTTGCCGCTGATGGGACCCAGTGGTCAAGGCAAGAGTACTTTACTGTATTTACTCGCGGCGCTGAAATGGCCTAGCCAAGGCGAAATTACTTGGACTTTTCCGGATGGGAAAATCTTTGCGTGGGGTGCGGGTGGTCGTGCTATCCAGACCGATTATTCTAACGATGCTGTTACTTTGCGCCGCCATTATTTTGGTTTTGCTTTCCAAGGCAGTACGTTATCTCCTTACCTCACCGTGATTGAAAACATTGCTTATCCCCTGTTGCTTCAAGGTCAAGACTGGGAAACAGCCCTACCCATCGCCAAAAATACTTTAAATGAAGTTTTATTACCTAACGAGAAAAACGATATTAACCAATCGGCTAGTTTCTTAAATCGATTTCCGGCACAATTATCCGGTGGACAGCGACAACGGGTCGCTTTAGCACAAGCAATCGTTCATGATCCGTATGTATTATTTGCGGATGAACCCACTGGACAACTCGATCTCCATACCCGCAAACAAGTTATGATGGTACTTAAACGCTGGGTAGAAAAAAATCGGGGACAACGTTGTCTTATCTGGGTAACTCATCATCATTTAGGTGATTTAGATTTAATGGGCATTGAACAGCTAATTTTTGTGGACAATAAACAGTGTGTAACCCAAAATCGGGCGGATTTAATTCAATGGATAGCTTGCTCACAGACCTAA
- a CDS encoding PilT-like protein — translation MKILLDTCSFLWLVTDSPQLTIFAREVFKNVDNAVYLSVISAWEMMIKHGLGKLPLPDDPMSFIEIQRQLHHIESLSLEESSVSQLIKLSFLLR, via the coding sequence GTGAAAATTCTTTTAGATACTTGTAGTTTTCTATGGCTTGTAACCGATTCACCTCAGTTAACTATCTTTGCACGAGAAGTATTCAAAAATGTAGATAATGCTGTTTATCTGAGTGTCATATCAGCATGGGAAATGATGATAAAACATGGATTGGGTAAATTGCCTTTACCAGATGATCCAATGAGTTTTATAGAAATACAACGTCAATTACATCATATTGAAAGTTTATCTTTGGAAGAATCCTCAGTTTCACAACTCATAAAATTATCTTTTCTACTTCGGTGA